In Streptomyces sp. DG2A-72, one genomic interval encodes:
- a CDS encoding 5-oxoprolinase/urea amidolyase family protein, translated as MSFETLLVANRGEIAVRIIRTARELGLRTIAVYSDPDRSAPHVRLADQAVRLGPAPAKESYLDVDLVLKAAKDTGAGAIHPGYGFLSEDAAFARRCEDAGIVFVGPTPKQLELFGAKHTARAAAQAAGVPLAPGTGLLGSVEEALEAARAIGYPVVLKATGGGGGIGMSACRSAGELAEAWERVQRVAAASFSSAGVFLERLVENARHVEVQVFGDGAGKVVTFGDRDCSLQRRNQKVLEEAPAPGLPDHVRDQLASSARDLCASVGYRSAGTVEFVYDAAREEACFLEVNTRLQVEHPVTEEIYGVDLVAWMLRLARGENDVVRDPGAPRGHAVEARLYAEDPSREHRPGAGLLTRVEFPPGVRVDGWVETGTEVTTAYDPLLAKVIAYGPDREHALRRLDAALARTRVDGIETNLGLVRAALADREFGAALHSTAALTRVSDPTPRIEVVSGGLLTTVQDWPGRTGYWQVGVPPSGPMDDRSFRLGNRALGNPESAPGLECTLQGPALRFTQPTTVCVTGAPAPVTVDGAPVAPWEPVTVPAGAVLEVGAPTEHGLRTYVLFAGGLDVPGFLGSASTFTLGRFGGHGGRELRTGDVLHGGTVADGTPVPLDDRPAFGTVWHVGAVEGPHAAPEFFTEEDIRDFYAAGWKVHFNSARTGVRLVGPKPRWARTDGGEAGLHPSNIHDTPYSVGSVDYTGDMPVLLGPDGPSLGGFVCPAVVLSAERWKLGQLRPGDTVRFVPVDVDGAGRAEIVDGGVLARDRDVTFHRSGDDSLLVEFGPMQLDLALRMRVHALMEAIAEESLDGITDLTPGIRSLQIRTDPRRLPQHELLAAVRETVSSLPPSDELVVPSRTVHLPLSWDDPATREAIARYMAGVRDDAPWCPWNIEFIRRVNGLDSVADVYRTVFDAEYLVLGLGDVYLGAPVATPLDPRHRLVTTKYNPARTWTAENSVGIGGAYLCIYGMEGPGGYQFVGRTTQVWSPWQQRGAFEPGSPWLLRFFDRIKWYPVGAQELLELRADIKSGRFVPRIEEGTFSLAEYQAFLAENAASIAEFRARQGAAFAAERDAWEAAGEFTRAQTAVAPAAPAAEVRVPAGGRLIEAEFAASVWQLNVGQGDEVSAGQPLLALEAMKMESRVHAPVDGVVTEILVGPGDQVEAGTALVVLAPSAD; from the coding sequence GTGAGCTTCGAGACGCTGCTGGTCGCCAACCGCGGCGAGATCGCCGTACGGATCATCCGCACGGCCCGCGAACTCGGTCTGCGCACCATCGCCGTGTACTCCGACCCGGACCGCTCGGCACCGCACGTCCGGCTGGCCGACCAGGCGGTACGGCTGGGCCCGGCGCCCGCGAAGGAGTCGTACCTCGATGTGGACCTGGTGCTGAAGGCCGCCAAGGACACCGGCGCGGGCGCGATCCATCCCGGGTACGGCTTCCTGTCCGAGGACGCGGCCTTCGCGCGGCGCTGCGAGGACGCCGGGATCGTGTTCGTGGGCCCGACGCCAAAGCAGCTGGAGCTGTTCGGCGCGAAGCACACGGCACGGGCGGCGGCGCAGGCCGCGGGGGTGCCGCTGGCGCCGGGGACGGGGCTGCTGGGCTCGGTCGAGGAGGCCTTGGAGGCAGCCCGGGCGATCGGTTATCCGGTCGTGCTCAAGGCGACCGGCGGGGGCGGCGGTATCGGTATGTCGGCCTGTCGGTCCGCCGGTGAACTGGCCGAGGCCTGGGAGCGGGTGCAGCGCGTGGCCGCCGCGTCCTTCTCCTCCGCCGGTGTCTTCCTGGAACGGCTCGTCGAGAACGCCCGCCATGTCGAGGTGCAGGTCTTCGGCGACGGCGCGGGGAAGGTCGTCACCTTCGGCGACCGGGACTGCTCGCTCCAGCGACGCAACCAGAAGGTGCTGGAGGAGGCGCCGGCGCCCGGGCTGCCGGACCATGTGCGCGACCAACTGGCCTCCAGCGCCCGCGACTTGTGCGCCTCGGTCGGCTACCGCTCCGCCGGAACCGTCGAGTTCGTCTACGACGCCGCCCGCGAGGAGGCCTGCTTCCTGGAGGTCAACACGCGCCTCCAGGTCGAGCACCCGGTCACCGAGGAGATCTACGGCGTCGACCTGGTCGCCTGGATGCTGCGGCTGGCCCGCGGCGAGAACGACGTCGTACGCGACCCGGGCGCGCCGCGCGGTCACGCCGTCGAGGCACGCCTGTACGCGGAGGATCCGAGCCGTGAACACCGGCCCGGCGCGGGCCTGTTGACGCGGGTCGAGTTCCCGCCGGGTGTGCGGGTGGACGGCTGGGTGGAGACGGGTACGGAGGTGACGACGGCGTACGACCCCCTGCTGGCGAAGGTCATCGCGTACGGCCCGGACCGGGAGCATGCTCTGCGGCGGCTCGACGCGGCGCTGGCCCGCACACGGGTCGACGGCATCGAGACCAACCTGGGACTGGTGCGGGCGGCGCTCGCGGACCGGGAGTTCGGTGCGGCCCTGCACTCGACGGCCGCCCTCACGCGGGTGAGCGATCCGACCCCGCGCATCGAGGTCGTCTCCGGCGGGCTGCTCACCACGGTGCAGGACTGGCCGGGCCGCACCGGCTACTGGCAGGTCGGCGTGCCGCCGAGCGGCCCGATGGACGACCGGTCGTTCCGGCTGGGCAACCGGGCGCTGGGCAACCCCGAGAGCGCGCCCGGGCTCGAATGCACCCTCCAGGGACCGGCGTTGAGGTTCACGCAGCCGACGACCGTGTGCGTGACGGGTGCTCCCGCGCCGGTGACCGTCGACGGTGCGCCGGTCGCGCCGTGGGAGCCGGTGACGGTGCCGGCGGGGGCCGTACTGGAGGTCGGGGCCCCTACGGAGCACGGTCTGCGGACGTATGTGCTGTTCGCGGGCGGTCTGGACGTGCCCGGGTTCCTGGGCAGCGCGAGCACGTTCACGCTGGGCCGGTTCGGCGGGCACGGGGGCCGGGAGCTGCGGACGGGCGATGTGCTGCACGGGGGGACGGTCGCGGACGGCACGCCCGTACCGCTCGACGACCGCCCCGCCTTCGGCACCGTATGGCACGTCGGTGCGGTCGAAGGCCCGCATGCGGCACCGGAGTTCTTCACCGAGGAGGACATCCGGGACTTCTACGCGGCCGGCTGGAAGGTGCACTTCAACTCGGCGCGGACGGGTGTGCGGCTGGTCGGTCCGAAGCCGCGCTGGGCCCGCACGGACGGCGGTGAGGCGGGCCTGCATCCGTCCAACATCCATGACACGCCGTACTCCGTCGGCTCCGTCGACTACACGGGCGACATGCCCGTGCTGCTGGGTCCGGACGGGCCTTCGCTCGGCGGGTTCGTGTGCCCGGCCGTGGTGCTGAGCGCGGAGCGGTGGAAGCTGGGGCAGCTGCGGCCGGGCGATACGGTGCGGTTCGTGCCGGTGGATGTGGACGGGGCGGGGCGGGCGGAGATCGTGGACGGTGGGGTGCTGGCGCGGGACCGCGATGTGACATTCCACAGAAGCGGCGACGACAGCCTGCTCGTCGAGTTCGGGCCGATGCAGCTGGACCTCGCCCTGCGCATGCGCGTCCACGCGCTGATGGAAGCGATCGCCGAGGAATCCCTCGACGGGATCACGGACCTCACACCGGGCATCCGCTCCCTCCAGATCCGGACCGACCCGCGACGGCTCCCCCAGCACGAACTCCTCGCCGCCGTAAGGGAAACGGTCTCCTCGCTCCCGCCCTCCGACGAACTCGTCGTCCCCTCCCGCACCGTCCACCTCCCCCTCTCCTGGGACGACCCGGCGACCCGCGAGGCCATCGCCCGCTATATGGCGGGCGTGCGCGACGACGCGCCCTGGTGCCCGTGGAACATCGAGTTCATCCGCCGCGTCAACGGACTCGACTCGGTGGCGGACGTGTACCGCACGGTGTTCGACGCGGAGTACCTCGTACTCGGCCTGGGAGACGTCTATCTGGGCGCGCCCGTGGCGACCCCGCTCGACCCACGGCACCGGCTGGTGACGACGAAATACAACCCGGCGCGCACCTGGACCGCCGAGAACTCGGTCGGCATCGGCGGGGCGTATCTGTGCATCTACGGCATGGAGGGCCCGGGCGGCTATCAGTTCGTGGGCCGTACGACCCAGGTGTGGTCGCCGTGGCAGCAGCGCGGTGCGTTCGAGCCGGGGTCGCCGTGGCTGCTGCGGTTCTTCGACCGGATCAAGTGGTATCCGGTGGGTGCCCAGGAGCTGCTGGAGCTGCGAGCCGACATCAAGTCCGGGCGCTTTGTGCCACGCATCGAGGAGGGCACCTTCTCACTCGCCGAGTACCAGGCCTTCCTCGCCGAGAACGCCGCGTCCATTGCCGAGTTCCGGGCCCGGCAGGGTGCCGCGTTCGCGGCGGAGCGGGACGCGTGGGAGGCGGCGGGCGAGTTCACGCGGGCTCAGACCGCGGTGGCGCCCGCGGCACCGGCGGCCGAGGTGCGGGTGCCGGCGGGCGGCCGACTCATAGAGGCCGAATTCGCCGCGTCCGTCTGGCAGTTGAACGTCGGGCAGGGAGACGAGGTGAGCGCCGGGCAGCCGCTGCTCGCGCTGGAGGCGATGAAGATGGAGTCCAGGGTGCACGCGCCGGTCGACGGCGTGGTGACCGAGATCCTGGTCGGGCCCGGGGACCAGGTGGAGGCCGGGACGGCCCTGGTCGTCCTCGCGCCCTCAGCAGACTGA
- a CDS encoding DNA-binding response regulator, whose amino-acid sequence MIRILLAEDVSMVRGALVALLNLEPDLEVVAEVESGDKVLDAALVSRPDVAVLDLDLPGTDGITAAAQLHERLPGCRTVILTSLGKPGTLRRALAERVTGFVLKDSPASYLAEVVRKAAEGERVVDPELALSAFSDGESPLTERETEILRWAARGADATDIAEALHLSAGTVRNYLTSVVAKLNARNRLDAVRIAQESGWLL is encoded by the coding sequence TTGATTCGGATCCTGCTGGCCGAGGACGTCTCCATGGTGCGTGGTGCCCTCGTGGCGCTGCTCAACCTGGAGCCCGACCTGGAGGTGGTCGCTGAGGTCGAATCGGGGGACAAGGTGCTCGACGCCGCGCTCGTCTCCCGGCCCGACGTCGCGGTCCTCGACCTCGACCTGCCCGGCACCGACGGCATCACGGCGGCGGCGCAGCTGCACGAGCGGCTGCCCGGCTGCCGTACCGTCATCCTCACCAGCCTCGGCAAGCCCGGCACCCTGCGCCGGGCCCTGGCGGAGCGGGTCACCGGATTCGTCCTGAAGGACTCGCCCGCCTCCTATCTCGCCGAAGTGGTCCGCAAGGCCGCCGAAGGTGAGCGGGTCGTCGACCCGGAGCTGGCGCTGTCCGCCTTCTCCGACGGCGAGTCGCCGCTCACCGAGCGCGAGACGGAGATCCTGCGCTGGGCGGCGCGGGGCGCCGACGCGACGGACATCGCCGAGGCGCTGCACCTGTCCGCGGGCACCGTGCGGAACTACCTCACCTCCGTCGTCGCCAAGCTCAACGCGCGCAACCGGCTGGATGCGGTGCGGATCGCGCAGGAGTCGGGCTGGTTGCTGTAG
- a CDS encoding urea amidolyase associated protein UAAP2: MKTVVPARAAWSSVVRTGETLTITDLHGNQAVDFLVYDAHDTSVRYSAPDTIHAQGNIFLTTGSVLMSNEHTPLMTVVADDVGRHDTVGGACSKESNTLRYGHHTWSQHACVDNFLAEGSKYGLGKRDLVSNINWYMNVPVEKDGTLGIVDGISAPGLSLTLRAERDVLVLVSNCPQINNPCNGFAPTAVEMTIGEPA; this comes from the coding sequence ATGAAGACCGTCGTTCCCGCACGCGCCGCCTGGTCGTCGGTCGTCCGGACAGGCGAGACACTCACCATCACCGACCTGCACGGCAACCAGGCCGTCGACTTCCTGGTGTACGACGCCCACGACACGTCGGTCCGCTACAGCGCGCCCGACACGATCCACGCACAGGGCAACATCTTTCTCACCACCGGCAGTGTGCTGATGTCCAACGAGCACACGCCGCTCATGACCGTGGTCGCCGACGACGTGGGCCGGCACGACACGGTCGGTGGCGCCTGCTCCAAGGAGTCGAACACGCTCCGGTACGGCCACCACACCTGGTCGCAGCACGCGTGCGTGGACAACTTCCTGGCGGAGGGCTCGAAGTACGGGCTGGGCAAGCGGGATCTGGTCTCCAACATCAACTGGTACATGAACGTGCCGGTCGAGAAGGACGGCACCCTCGGCATCGTCGACGGCATCTCGGCACCCGGCCTCTCCCTCACCCTCCGCGCCGAACGCGATGTGCTGGTCCTCGTCTCCAACTGCCCGCAGATCAACAACCCTTGCAACGGCTTCGCTCCGACGGCGGTGGAGATGACGATCGGGGAGCCCGCGTGA
- a CDS encoding urea amidolyase associated protein UAAP1, producing MTAGKATATTYGARAHARAQEGTRTEAMPVVPATDWPEPPREAGRLVWAETVAGGNYTHRALARGTELLLTDLRGDACAHLLLYVADRPWERLNVADTVKVQWNAYLGEGLLLLSDQGRVLASLIADTSGRHDALCGTSTLVRNTERYGDGAPQSGSPAGRELFKLAAAKHGLEPRDLPPSLSFFQGVEVREDGALDFTGSAGPGGRVTLRAEQDVTVLIANVPHPVDPRDDYVSTPLEVLAWRAEPTKAGDPLWDASPEGRRAFLNTAEFLAARGLA from the coding sequence ATGACAGCAGGGAAGGCAACAGCGACCACTTACGGAGCCCGTGCGCATGCGCGCGCCCAGGAGGGCACGCGTACCGAGGCCATGCCTGTCGTCCCGGCCACCGACTGGCCCGAGCCGCCTCGCGAGGCGGGCCGGCTGGTGTGGGCGGAGACGGTGGCGGGCGGCAACTACACACACCGGGCGCTGGCCCGCGGCACCGAGCTGCTCCTGACCGACCTGCGCGGCGACGCCTGCGCGCATCTGCTGCTGTACGTCGCCGACCGGCCGTGGGAGCGGCTGAACGTCGCCGACACGGTCAAGGTCCAGTGGAACGCCTACCTCGGCGAGGGCCTGCTACTCCTCTCCGACCAGGGCCGCGTCCTCGCCTCGCTGATCGCCGACACCTCCGGGCGGCACGACGCGCTCTGCGGCACCTCCACCCTCGTACGCAACACCGAGCGGTACGGCGACGGTGCCCCGCAGTCCGGCTCACCGGCCGGACGTGAGCTGTTCAAGCTGGCCGCCGCGAAGCACGGCCTCGAACCGCGCGACCTGCCGCCGTCGCTGTCGTTCTTCCAGGGCGTGGAGGTGCGCGAGGACGGCGCCCTGGACTTCACCGGCTCGGCCGGCCCGGGCGGCAGGGTGACGCTGCGCGCCGAGCAGGACGTCACGGTGCTGATCGCCAACGTGCCCCATCCGGTCGACCCGCGGGACGACTACGTCAGCACCCCGCTGGAGGTGCTCGCCTGGCGCGCCGAGCCGACCAAGGCCGGCGACCCTCTGTGGGACGCCTCCCCCGAGGGCCGCCGCGCCTTCCTCAACACCGCCGAATTCCTTGCCGCGAGGGGGCTCGCATGA
- a CDS encoding MMPL family transporter, producing MTSSPPPTPPDSSRTTRALTARPRLTLLLVLLLTAAAVLLGKGVADRLGSGGSQIPGSESTYATAQLEKRFPASQPNLLLLVSAENGVDDPKVTAEARSLARDLAQEPGVGGVVSYWDGDNGKDPALRAKDGGEALITAHLSGNEDAVDDTLKALEPRYGGEHGVVDVELGGPAAVRHASQEVIAEDLVRAEMIALPLTLVLLVIVFGSAVAALLPLLVGIVAILGTNAVLRIVTEFTDVSVYAQNLTTALGLGLAIDYALLIVRRHREELAAGLEPRAAVIATLRTAGRTVLFSALTVAACLASMFVFQQYFLKSFAYAGIAVVLIAAAASLIALPAVLVLLGHRVNALRVPLARKETGEPGAAWGRLARLVMRRAPYFLVGTVAVLVALGLPFKDVHFGTADDRQLPESAGPRVVQQQLREEFPASPGSALSVLIEGSTDRAAVAEYSRQVSALPHVVQVTGPAGQFVKGARAGAGEQPGYLTVMHSGEATSRSSLDLVDEIRDVPAPFDTSVTGPAAVLADTQDGTAERLPWALGIIVAATLILVFLFTGSVLLPVLAILLNALSLTAMFGAMVWVFQQGHLSGPLGFTPTGDIETALPVLMFCVAFGLSMDYGVFLISRIKEEYETGGDHRAAIADGIRRTGGLITAAALILAVVMVAIGTSRVTNIKMLGLGVGLAVLMDAMVVRSLLVPAVLRLTGRATWWAPGALRKLHRRAGMTENPADTRELVTQ from the coding sequence ATGACCAGCTCGCCCCCGCCCACCCCACCGGACAGCAGTCGTACGACCCGTGCGCTCACCGCCCGGCCACGCCTCACCCTTCTGCTCGTGCTGCTGCTCACCGCGGCGGCCGTGCTGCTCGGCAAGGGGGTCGCGGACCGGCTCGGCAGCGGTGGCTCACAGATCCCGGGCTCCGAATCGACTTACGCCACCGCTCAGTTGGAGAAGCGCTTTCCCGCGTCCCAGCCGAATCTGCTGCTGCTCGTCAGCGCGGAGAACGGCGTCGACGACCCGAAGGTGACCGCCGAAGCCCGCTCCCTCGCCCGGGATCTGGCCCAGGAACCCGGCGTCGGCGGCGTCGTCTCGTACTGGGACGGCGACAACGGCAAAGACCCGGCGCTGCGTGCGAAGGACGGCGGCGAGGCGCTGATCACCGCGCATCTGAGTGGCAACGAGGATGCGGTCGACGACACCCTCAAGGCGCTGGAGCCGCGTTACGGCGGCGAACACGGTGTGGTGGACGTGGAGTTGGGCGGTCCGGCCGCCGTGCGGCACGCCTCGCAGGAGGTGATCGCCGAGGATCTCGTCCGGGCCGAGATGATCGCGCTGCCGCTCACCCTCGTCCTGCTGGTGATCGTGTTCGGCAGCGCGGTCGCGGCGCTGCTGCCGCTGCTGGTGGGGATCGTGGCGATCCTCGGCACGAACGCGGTACTGCGGATCGTCACCGAGTTCACCGATGTCTCGGTGTATGCGCAGAACCTGACGACGGCACTGGGGCTCGGGCTCGCGATCGACTACGCCCTGCTCATCGTGCGACGCCATCGCGAGGAGCTGGCGGCGGGGCTGGAGCCCCGGGCGGCGGTGATCGCGACGCTGCGGACGGCCGGCCGGACCGTGCTGTTCTCCGCGCTGACCGTCGCCGCGTGTCTGGCGTCGATGTTCGTGTTCCAGCAGTACTTCCTGAAGTCGTTCGCGTACGCCGGGATCGCCGTCGTACTGATCGCGGCGGCGGCCTCGTTGATCGCGCTGCCTGCGGTGCTGGTGCTGCTCGGCCACCGGGTGAACGCGCTGCGGGTGCCGCTCGCCCGGAAGGAGACGGGAGAACCCGGTGCGGCATGGGGACGGCTCGCCCGGCTCGTGATGCGCCGTGCCCCGTACTTCCTCGTCGGTACGGTGGCCGTCCTCGTGGCCCTCGGGCTGCCGTTCAAGGACGTCCACTTCGGCACGGCGGACGACCGGCAGCTGCCCGAGTCCGCCGGTCCGCGGGTCGTGCAGCAGCAGCTGAGGGAGGAGTTCCCGGCGAGTCCGGGCAGCGCGCTCAGTGTGCTCATCGAGGGTTCCACGGACCGGGCGGCGGTCGCCGAGTACAGCCGTCAGGTGTCCGCGCTGCCGCATGTCGTCCAAGTGACCGGTCCCGCCGGGCAGTTCGTGAAGGGTGCGCGGGCCGGTGCGGGCGAGCAGCCGGGGTACCTCACCGTGATGCACTCGGGTGAGGCCACCTCGCGCTCCAGCCTGGACCTGGTCGACGAGATCCGTGATGTCCCGGCGCCCTTCGACACCTCGGTGACGGGTCCGGCCGCCGTCCTCGCCGACACCCAGGACGGCACCGCCGAACGCCTCCCCTGGGCGCTGGGCATCATTGTCGCCGCCACCCTGATCCTGGTCTTCCTGTTCACCGGCAGCGTGCTGCTGCCGGTCCTCGCGATCCTGCTCAACGCCCTGAGCCTGACCGCCATGTTCGGGGCGATGGTGTGGGTTTTCCAGCAGGGCCATCTGTCGGGGCCGCTCGGCTTCACGCCCACGGGTGACATCGAAACCGCACTCCCCGTGCTGATGTTCTGTGTGGCGTTCGGACTCTCCATGGACTACGGGGTGTTCCTGATCTCCCGGATCAAGGAGGAGTACGAGACCGGCGGCGACCACCGGGCCGCGATCGCTGACGGCATCCGGCGCACCGGCGGGCTGATCACGGCGGCGGCGCTGATCCTGGCCGTGGTGATGGTCGCGATCGGCACCTCACGGGTCACGAACATCAAGATGCTGGGCCTGGGCGTGGGGCTCGCGGTGCTGATGGACGCCATGGTCGTGCGCAGCCTGCTGGTACCCGCCGTACTGCGGCTGACCGGCCGGGCCACCTGGTGGGCGCCGGGCGCGCTGCGGAAGCTGCACCGGCGCGCGGGAATGACCGAAAACCCCGCAGACACACGCGAGTTGGTGACTCAATAG
- the atzF gene encoding allophanate hydrolase, whose protein sequence is MPTVMSRVRAAYARIEAVDRPEIWIDLRPREEAEAEAAALDARVARGERLPLAGRLFAAKGNIDVAGLPTTAGCPSYAYRPEADAPVVARLRAAGALVLGTTNLDQFATGLVGTRSPYGAVRHAYDPARISGGSSSGSAVAVALGLVDFALGTDTAGSGRVPAAFNGIVGLKPTRGLVPTEGVVPACASLDCVTVLARTLPEAEHAMSYMTTLPQQLPQRPPGPWRIAVASPRQLGELDPGWAEAYEAAVRQVVEAGAEVRTIDLTPFTEAAAMLYEGAFVAERYTAVGSFIDKLLSEGGAGLDPTVAGIITRARDIPAHQLYADQERLAALRAQAEAELADADALLLPTTPGHPTLAEVAADPRGANARLGRFTNSTNLFDLAAVAVPAGEVNGLPFGVMLIGPAFTDERLARIAGLLQPEIRLAVVGAHLSGQPLNPQLLALGARLDRTTTTAPVYRLHALATTPPKPGLVHVSEAGAAVETEVWRLPAEGLGRLLAALPRPMALGSVELADGSHVPGFLCEPGALDGAADITSYGGWRAYLSASGAIAP, encoded by the coding sequence ATGCCGACCGTCATGTCCCGTGTTCGCGCCGCCTACGCCCGTATCGAGGCCGTGGACCGCCCCGAGATCTGGATCGACCTGCGGCCACGGGAGGAGGCCGAGGCGGAGGCCGCCGCGCTCGACGCACGGGTGGCCCGCGGTGAGCGGCTGCCTCTCGCGGGGCGCCTCTTCGCCGCCAAGGGCAACATCGACGTGGCCGGGCTGCCGACCACGGCGGGCTGTCCGTCGTACGCCTACCGGCCGGAGGCGGACGCTCCGGTGGTCGCCCGGCTGCGTGCGGCCGGTGCGCTGGTCCTGGGCACCACGAACCTGGACCAGTTCGCGACGGGCCTGGTGGGCACCCGCTCCCCCTACGGCGCCGTGCGCCATGCGTACGACCCGGCGCGGATCAGCGGCGGTTCCAGTTCCGGATCGGCGGTCGCCGTGGCGCTGGGCTTGGTCGACTTCGCCCTCGGCACGGACACCGCGGGCTCGGGCCGGGTGCCGGCCGCCTTCAACGGCATCGTCGGCCTCAAACCCACCCGTGGCCTGGTCCCGACGGAGGGGGTCGTCCCGGCGTGTGCCTCGCTCGACTGCGTGACGGTGCTCGCGCGGACGCTCCCGGAAGCCGAGCACGCGATGTCGTACATGACCACGCTGCCCCAGCAGCTCCCCCAACGCCCGCCGGGCCCCTGGCGGATCGCGGTCGCCTCGCCGCGGCAGCTCGGCGAGCTGGATCCGGGCTGGGCGGAGGCGTACGAGGCGGCCGTACGGCAGGTCGTCGAGGCAGGCGCGGAGGTGCGGACGATCGACCTCACCCCCTTCACGGAAGCCGCCGCGATGCTCTACGAGGGCGCCTTCGTGGCCGAGCGCTACACCGCCGTGGGGAGTTTTATCGACAAGTTGCTCTCCGAAGGCGGCGCCGGTCTCGATCCCACCGTCGCCGGCATCATCACCCGCGCCCGCGACATCCCGGCCCACCAGCTCTACGCGGACCAGGAGCGGCTCGCTGCCCTGCGTGCCCAGGCCGAAGCCGAACTCGCCGACGCGGACGCCCTGTTGCTGCCCACCACACCCGGCCACCCCACCCTCGCCGAGGTCGCCGCCGATCCCCGGGGTGCCAACGCCCGCCTGGGCCGCTTCACCAACTCCACCAACCTGTTCGACCTGGCGGCGGTGGCCGTCCCGGCGGGCGAGGTGAACGGCCTCCCCTTCGGCGTGATGCTGATCGGCCCGGCGTTCACCGACGAGCGGCTGGCGCGGATCGCCGGGCTGCTGCAGCCGGAAATCCGGCTCGCGGTCGTCGGCGCCCATCTGTCGGGCCAGCCCCTGAACCCGCAACTCCTCGCGCTGGGCGCCCGGTTGGACCGTACGACCACCACCGCCCCCGTCTACCGCCTGCACGCACTCGCGACCACCCCGCCCAAGCCGGGCCTCGTCCACGTCAGCGAAGCCGGCGCCGCCGTCGAAACCGAGGTGTGGCGCCTCCCGGCCGAAGGCCTGGGCCGCCTGCTGGCCGCACTCCCCCGCCCGATGGCGCTGGGCAGCGTCGAACTGGCCGACGGCAGCCACGTCCCCGGTTTCCTGTGCGAGCCGGGCGCGCTCGACGGGGCGGCGGACATCACGTCGTACGGGGGCTGGCGCGCGTATCTCAGCGCGTCGGGCGCTATCGCGCCCTGA